The DNA sequence GAACGGCCCGTCGATCATGACCGGTGAAAAGGCGGCCGATCATATTCTCGGCAAGACCCCGCTGCCGCGTTCCAATCAGGAACCTTGGACGAACCCGCGCGCGGCCGTCAGCGACCGGTGAGGATCAGTGGTAGTCATCCTCGCGCTGGTGGCGGATCGCGAGGATTGTTACTTTCTCGGCATTCTCTATTTCAAAGAGAATGACATAACCCGAAGACCCAAACGGGATGAGAAATTCCCGCAGAAACGGGCTTTCCGCATCAACTTTTCTGCAACTCATTGGAAAGTCCGCAAGTGCGGCGATCCCCTTTTCGATTGCCCTGTAAGCTCGCTTCGCCGCATGTTTGTCCTGGCGAAGGAGATGAGCATATAGACGCGTTATGTTGTCGCGTGCTCTGTCGGCGAGAAAAACCTGATATGTC is a window from the Agrobacterium tumefaciens genome containing:
- a CDS encoding type II toxin-antitoxin system RelE/ParE family toxin, which gives rise to MTYQVFLADRARDNITRLYAHLLRQDKHAAKRAYRAIEKGIAALADFPMSCRKVDAESPFLREFLIPFGSSGYVILFEIENAEKVTILAIRHQREDDYH